The DNA region GTTTAAAGACAAAGTCCAAGGCATATATAAGATACAGCCAGGAGATGTCACTTACATTGAGAGGACAGGAATTGCTGAGTGTCACCGGTACAcatgaaaaacaaacaaaataataaaaataaaatcagtaGGATTCTCcatatatatgaaaaaataaaataaaattgtataGGTAACCTGAATTGAATGAGAGCATTCTAATTTCTAGAAGTAgatgatcaaataaaatcagatcaaaattaaaaatcaatcTCAACATATTAGCTAGATTCAGGAAACATCACAGCATGAAGCAAAAAATTCTAAATGATCCTCTTTCGTGCATCATATTTTTCACACGATTCGAGATTTGTGAGGTTCCTGCTCCATTTCAAGAGAAAGAAAACTTAAAAATTTGCAATGGTTTATTGTGATTAAAGTTTCAATAAACAAAGAACAGGGACATAATTCCGAAGGACTCAACAGATGACCAATTAAAACCATCTTCCTTCTCAATCTGTTATTAATCATCAGATAAAGACGAGGATGGaagtttttcttgtttttccacaGCATCAACacctattttttttatcaattgtGTAGAAATAGAGCAGAAAACATCTTTTTTCAGTTAAAAATTTACAGCCGATACTTTATTACAATAATTCTCAAGCATTTCACttcgcttttttttttttcattttcattttttacaCTGATACTTTTAGCTTTCCTCACCCAAAATAGATGGTAAATCTGAAATTTTAATCTAATGTCATGATAAAGAGAACCTACAAAAAGGTACGAGCATACCCATTAGGTTGAATAAGCGAAATGGTGACAACTCGAACTTTATTCTTGGAAGAGAAGCAAAGGCCCAAGAAACAGCCCCCACCCAAGGCTCTGTTGGAATCAATCGTAGCTTAACCCACAATTCACCATCAATGTCAAAGTCTCTCACTCTAATTGGCACAACAATGGGAATTATTCCGAATTTAAGTGACACACTTAAGAGCATACGTGCACCACCAGTGTAGCGGAGGCCTATCAGATACCTTGGCAGCAAGAAAATTATCATTTATTAAGTTCCACGCAACTCTGAACTACGATAAATTGCATGTAGCGCATCATTTGTAGGTGAAATACAATGCATTGTAATAATGCCTAATCTTGCCATACGAGAGGTAAAGACATGAACAAAGTCAGCAGCAAATGATTGGAAAATGATTAAGTGGTTCACATTACTATCATGGAAAGTAAGCATTGTGTTCCAAGATACCAACTTGTGATTTGGGTGATATAATTGATCCATGGAAAATATCTTCCACTCCATGAATCAGATAAAATCCGTAGTCAAAAGGAATGCCCATAGATCCACTGTAATAGAATCAAGGTGAACAATGTTTTCAAGGTCCGTGTTTTACAGTTCAATTGATGAATTTTGACATACAATTTTATTGCCAGTTGCATAGAGCAGTGTGCATTAATTTGAGTAGATGACAGTCATCTTAGCAGTTACTGATGAATGATAATGTGAGTGCGCACGACCATTATACAAGTATGATGCATTAGAAAAGAAGGTATCCGATTGTCACAAACCAAAATACTGGTGCTGCAGCATAAGATTATTCTAATGAAAAAAGTACCAATTTTAGGTAGAGTTAAATACATCAATAGAAGCACAGACATATTAAAATCTAACTTCAGGGATTAAAGAGTGGGTGGTGCTTCAGTATTAGCCTCTTTTCTGAATTCAAAGGCACCCTTCGTTGATGTAAACTGCTACAGCATATTTTCTAAAAGGAAAAACTGTGATTGAAAGAGAACAGTGTTCTCCAACTCCAACTCCAACTCCAACCAGTAGATGACTCAACTTGTAGGTTTTATTTACTACAAAATCAAAATGCTGATATCACCATTATCTGATGAGTTGGAAACAACTTGAAAATCCATTCCAAATATCACACCTTGTTCTAACAATCGAGCTCTATGTCTCGTGTTGCTTGCTATTTCGTGAGTCACATCCTCAGTCCAATCATGGGCcaacaatataaaataaatgaaaatatgaTGAAATCACAAAAAAGTGAAGCAACacaacaagaaaataaaactcaCTGCAAGTCATTATCACGACGAGAAGTCCGGCGCTCCACGCTCCGAACAGACAATGGTTCATCACCCAATGAGAACTGCTTGATCTCAACCCTCCGCACATAATCTGGTTTCATGAGATTGTCAATGACTGGCTGCAGCAAACCAATGATCCAATTCTCAAGCTCACTCCTATAAACTTTCCAAAGCTTCCCCAACACCATGTTCACCCACTCTACCGACTCTTTCCTCTGCAAATCCTTCTCAAGAAGCATTGACAGGGTAGTCGGCACCTGCGGCCAATTCTCCGGCTTGCTGCCAGTATCCCTCTTCCTTGAGGTCCACAGCTTATCAAAACCAACTCCCACAAAAAAGAAGAAGGCAAATAGACCAAAAATGGAACTGTTTATCTGAGTTGGAGAGGGAATAGCGTGAATCACCCCCAGTTGACTCCTCAACTTATCTACAATAGGATCTTGCCCAAAAGCTGAATTATAGTAGTTACTACTGCTATCAAACCTGGATAAAGAAGCATAATCTAAGTCTCGGCCATCAGAAAATCTCTTTAAAACGATGTTGTCGGCGCCCCTTAGGGTGGCTGCGCCTAAATGGTGGTGCTGGGCATTCCCGCCATTGATGCAGGCTTGAGCTTGACGAAGAACCCATCTTGCATTTTTAATTAGAACTATTCTTCTCGCCTCTTGCGGTGTGACTGGGAAATTGAAGGCAAGACGAGGCTTTTCTGTGAGAAATCACAGGAGTTGAGAGGTGAAGCACTGGAAGCCGACTGCAAAACCATTAAATTACGAGTTCCCAATCACCACAACTTCACAAAAACAACAATTTCCAACTCTTCTGTGGCTACTGTAATCGGGAAACATGAATGAATTCAGAACATTCAGTAATTGCGCCTCCCTTTCCCTTGATCCTTATTCCTCCTCTTGCAACTAGAAAAAAACGACACAATTGGCTATGTTCCAAGAATCTGGTATCAAGAAACTTCTCCAACAGACCAACGAATCGAacagaaagaatatacaaaaacGGGTATGGATTATCACAAATTCGTGCCGAATTTTGCTTTAAACTCCGAAGAAAAATTGGGGAACACATAAAAAGGGGAAACGAACAAAAACCGGTTAAATAGTCAGGAACAGGTGGGCTGAAGACGTGGACGGTTCGTGGAAAATGTGGTCGGTCGCAGACTTCAACATTTTGTACTCCTCATGGGTCGGAGAATCAGAGTTGACCAGCCCACCACCGCCGGGTGAACTGTATTCCACATGTTTTATATTCATTATATATTAATCTATTGGTTTTATATATACTACACACTCGTCTTGTACGGTCGAACCATACatatttgtataaaatatttttgaaatcattttaaaaataaacatccaactaacattcaaaaatcaaaggaaaacattttaaagcataaaatcgtcaaacgttttaccaacctTAAAACATTATTTggaaagtatagctcatactataacctctcaaaaccactcgcaaacataaataaaaggtcattaaaatatctttaacatccttaaaatcataaatcataaactagtgcgaaaaactaacgtcggtcctcgggttatgtgcacatttagcccagcaaagtcaaccatcaagacttccataaacattattatcataattacctgcatcaatcacacctagtgagtctaaatactcaacacatgatattcttgataacaagtaatacatatatagatataatgaaacaatgaaaatacttgtacttaaaatatcgttttcatgaagatgccataaactttaaacatgaacatttccgtaaacattttcatgacgcatatactttaaataaaaaccttttcataatgatgcatcaactttaaacataaacattttcattaaattttgaataaatcataatgatgcatcaactttaaacataaacattttcatataaacatattcatattcatattcatatttgtattcatattcatatcaacatattcgtatcatcatattcatattcatattcgtgtttgttgaattcagaccGTGATtatgactcgtattcttaaacgtattgggcgattgatccatctagagaaaaccacagtactgggcggcgggggacaccagcaatactctcaccggtcaactgggccctgaccaacgtattaacatatttgtattgtattcgtattcgtatcaacggaAACACAATCATCGAGCTCTCACTGGGACCGTAACcttcacgatatctccaacatatttagtcacaatcccttcacgtccttcaacatttcgtatttccatcacttaataaaaacatgcatataatatcgttttccttttaaaccaagcatgcaacatatcttttaaatgtcaatgttaaatcataaaaatccataaacatttaaaaatcataatttatcaTATTAGAATCACAAACATCCAtaagcattttaaaataaacattttaacagatTAAAATCTGTCAACATAAACGTTTttacatataaaaatcataaaaagccataaaagtttaaaatcaacatcataaaaattcataatcatttgaattaatcatattagcacataaaacagcattcagggcactgccatgacgtttactaatttctaggtgtaaaatgatcgttttacccctggacgtataatttcacatttttgaatttttcttaatttcattgactctaacatgtcccaaataattatttaggcttatataaattttctcatatttttattagcataattcgAAGACTTATAAATTAATCTTTGAAcataacgtattaatgcgttttaatcccgaattgaACATAAACTTAATATAAagttcccaaattaaaaacttagacttttaataattatttaagcttaaacctaaattttcataattttataaagcttaaactaggcgtttcgattaattctttaatcaacgcttcgtgcggcgattaaatcacgaataaatccaaaactcattattttgaccccaaattttacacaaaatttttaagttttattctaccttttcaagtcatgagccacaccgtggacccatggattcaattttagtcctTAAATTTTCGATTTTGACACACTAACGAACCCACCgcgccatctcccaatttactcgagccacgcccgagccaccttgagccaaaacctagccaacaaacctagggaccctactgaacaAGCCCAACCTGAAAAACCGGCCCTGGCCCGCACTAAGACTTGCTGGACAGAAGGCTCGTTTGCATgcttgtgtgcgtgtgttagtgTCTTTGTTGAATTGGGTTTCCTAGTTGCCTAGGACTCTTCTAGACGTCTAACCACTGACCACCCATGACCCTAatcttccctggaccacgcctagaccatgcccagaccaatCCCAGCCCCTCGAACTCGCGCCCAAAGCGCTGATCCGTGACAGCACTTCCTGCGTAGCACCATGCTTCCCTCACGTTTTCTGTTACTAGCCACCAAACCCACgagccagcccttgaaccagcccctcatGCACCCTCTCAACggccctaaggacctaacctatcCCTGCCCAAAGCCCATGGCCGAGCCAGCAAGCCCTGCACCAGCTGCTGAAACCTGCGCAACATCCTTGCAGCTCACGGGttggactccttcccagcctcttGTCTTGAGTCTTGGCGTTGCTAGGACTCGTCCCTTGACCCATACCAGACCCCAGCCAAGCCCTGGTCCCAGCCAAACCAAAGCCCAGCAACTATGCACAACAACCGAGCCCCTAAGGTACACCATGACAGAATATGTTCCAGCTTGTATTATTCATGTTTGTGCAACGTTGTAGTCATTTTTATGACTCTAAAACATGTGTAAATCATCCCCTAATAATTCCGAATCATGTCAGCCCCTTTAACCACATAACAAACATGATTTTTCCTCAAATTCAAGCCTTAAAAATTTGCATATGACACAAAGccgaaaatatttcatgttgcaACTTGTTTTCCATGCAAAccgattttaaataattactatgatgtgaatgatgagtaaaaaggagagtatggcgtgcctttgcatatttatcgcacgattattcgttgacgaatcgaagaacgatgaCGACGGGACCTTGGCTTGAAATACTTAGCAACTGCTCTTTGAAACTTTCGAAATTTCCTTTCAAATTGTGGTAAGTGGGTGCCGTGTCCTTGAGAGAAAGTTTGGTGAATAATTCTGAAAGTGGCGTGGTGAAAGTGAGGGTTTGGGGTGGGGTTTTTGAGTATTTTATACTTAATTAAGTTACTAATTAAGCTTAGGTCCATTATGTAGGTTAATTAGgctcattagtgcttaattagaaattatttaaaatataaaaaatatttttgtttaataaagtttgtgaatttattagccgagttggcaaaacgttcgtattttcgttgaaaaaccaacaccgataaaaattacgtcccggcgtataaaatcacttcaaaaccccttattctaaaaaataagaaaaaacattacccttaatttaaataattaaaaacaattaacaaataaaaacattttctattttttcagccctaagtctccgttcctcgatcgcaactcgaataacctttaaaaaaaaacttaatgcGACCATagagaaaagtatattttagacatgcaaacatgcacaacataattaatttatgcaattaaaacatttaattaaaataaaaagtaatttaataacTCGTAGGCATGTGGTTTGTGcagacctttaaattttcggggagTTACAGTAGCAATGAACTATAAtagaaattttattgataatatctgTCTGCTATGACACAAGTTAATTCCATTTCTACTGCATTTAGCCATATCAGATAACCAAAGAGACATCTCCTCggaaatttttctaaaatcctctttaaaaacaattttttacaATACCCTATATTCTTTGCTGAGCATTAGGTCATACAGACCTTCATGAATTACTAGGTCACAAGTGTGAATGGCGTCCAGACGGCGCTTATATTTGATTTCATTTGCCTTCTGTTCATCAGTTGCAACTAATCTATCTATTTGAATAGTCTGCAGAATCATGAACCTTCGTCTAGGTGGACATTACTTTGTCAAAGACAAAGTCTTCGAAATCCAGCTTCCATGTTTCCCCAAATGACATCCTTTCTGTAGGATTGGGCGTCTTGGAACTACTTTCTTTGTCCATCTGCGACTGATTCGTATTTGATAAGAAATTTATTATCTGATAAATTTGTTCTTATTTATAGACCCTAATTGAGGAAACTAAAGAAGAAGAACATGCATCGGTCAATCGAATGCAATTAATTCAttgaggatgagattttcttaCTCTTTTTACTTATATGCATCTATTTAGGGAGAATATCGATAATAAATTGGTTAACTAttaagacaatagtcagttggtcttcaactgaactgattcagttatCAACTGATCACTCAATTATTGACCTAACTAATCTTATCCATAAGTTGACTAATTAGCGATTAAAATTCCATATTAAAATGATGGGACTGATAAGATTAcgcatttaattatgtttttttttatataatagtaATTAAATATGTGGCCTCATGTAATCCAAGCACTTTCTATTCACGATTACACACgacgtacacacgtttttacaTCAATTCAttttggactgacacgtgtccaaatattcttacagtCACCAACATAAGAAATGAACACGCTTCATTTCAGTTTCTTTACGAGCATTTCACTCTCAGAGCAAATCAAACACACAGAGCTTTTCTTACTcgcatgtggggacccgaacctaattcgttttcttaatcatcattaggatcagttaattaatttgggtctaatttttttatatatataataccagagtgcgcaacatatgataatcaatctgatataaacatcgaaagtaaagtacaagtcttgtacaacatataTTCAGATCAACtagtgttcaacaactacatcaagtgatgaaaatcaaatctacttctaagtccggatctccacgctaatctcgatctctcattctcttctcgACCTTGAtcatgtctcacctgttgtcatgcacacatacaaacacaacaacagccggataactcaggtgagaaatacattctcagtataaacaatgtatatatgcaatcatataaacagatataaaagcaagaaatagatatcaataacatgtatcacaatctgaaagacatgaatcgatatcaaactgtaaatcaaactcttgaatcataatctctgactcgactcttctctaatctagggatcccgatctaactcagactttggcattctgtattgaatctcagcgatagaagtcaatctacttctaagcaagatcgatacaccaaaagtccagtgtcttggcggctttgccaaagactaggcacatctgcccaaacTCTATACATGctttactataaatcaatagactaagcatatcaatctcatgaattgcaaacatcaatgcaataaataaagtatgtggttttgggaaactcaagtcagatctaactcgagtcgtatcttcccggttcaacatttatttatacatttctcttgtcaatctgacgaagtcgaagtctcgaattcgaatatatcaatactcaatctggcaatgacaatattgaggagtataatatcaatatacaactcaatcaatactggatataatcagaactcaatataattatgtttcgacggcataactgtacaatctcgatatacccagcaatacaaaaaatcaacaaataccaatctcaactcataatcgatcgataaacacaatctgatatcaaatctgtatattctcaatcaatcaattttgaaaatcataacaattctatatgGTGCCTGTTCTTTGATCCGGTTACGATTATACAatgacaacaatctcaggaacagataataacagtcatatcatgattcttcccatatcagattttcaaatcatatcaaaacataataaaacttacgtccagttgaagtctttgtcgataggaacacggtactgaactcggattgaaaatcggacgggaGGATATTGCGTAATCACAATTCttgaatttaagattttgaaACTTTCTCTGGATTCTCCTTCGTTTCTTTCTCAGTCCCAGCTGAAGGAATGAAAGGATTTACGTATTATATTGCatggcaagaccaagtggcTTCATGTATGTACTgctcgtctcgcgcatatgcgcgacctcctccggcgcatatgcgcgagacactctgtctcggcATATTCTGAATTCCTcagctcgcgtatatgcgctCCTCtcttcacgcatatgcgcgaggttctctgccatgttcgcgcatatgcgcggccatGCGCGAGGTACTCTGCcatgttcgcgcatatgcgcggccatGCGCGAGGTACTCTGCCAtgttcgtgcatatgcgcgggtcctggtcgcgcCTGCTCGGTcttgcatatgcgcgaggggttcagtcctcgcacataattcaagtcttcttttgtctttccCGATCTGTtcttttccgtctataatcacatcaattatcaataaatcatttcagattacaataataaaatatcgGGCATTttatttctccccctctaagatttgatttcgtccccgaaatcacagacaatcaaatcagatataagAAGGAGATATACTGAATCAAAATAAAgagactcacatcaatgaaatacatctgggaatttctgtctcatatctgatttagtctcccaggtagcctcttcaatgccatgacgactccactgaactttcacaagcggaatagttttcgttctgagctgcttttcatTACGATCGAGAATTTGGATtggattttcaaaataactcagtgtctcatcaggttctgcctcgtctggctgaataatatgagatgcatcaggaagataattccgcaataaagatatatggaagacatcatgtattccagatagagaaggcggtaaggcgagtcgataggcatgatctcctatcttctcgagaatctcgtaaggaccgcgatatatcgtggagacaacttccctttcttgccaaatctgacaacgcccctgaaaggagaaatcttaaGAAATACTCTATctccagcctcaaataccaatggtcgacgacgaacattagcatatttggcctgtctgtcttgagctgtcttcattctcctctgaatcagcttcactttctctttCATATCTCGGATCATATCAgtcccaatctcaggtacctcagaaatatcatcccaataaagaggggatctgcacttcttgccatacaacgcttcaaagggagccatctctatactcgtctggtagctgttgttgtacgaaaactcacaaagaggcaaagaatcttgccaactagtgccaaaatctagcactacagctctaagcatatccaccaatgtct from Primulina tabacum isolate GXHZ01 chromosome 14, ASM2559414v2, whole genome shotgun sequence includes:
- the LOC142523841 gene encoding calcium-dependent lipid-binding protein-like; translated protein: TEKPRLAFNFPVTPQEARRIVLIKNARWVLRQAQACINGGNAQHHHLGAATLRGADNIVLKRFSDGRDLDYASLSRFDSSSNYYNSAFGQDPIVDKLRSQLGVIHAIPSPTQINSSIFGLFAFFFFVGVGFDKLWTSRKRDTGSKPENWPQVPTTLSMLLEKDLQRKESVEWVNMVLGKLWKVYRSELENWIIGLLQPVIDNLMKPDYVRRVEIKQFSLGDEPLSVRSVERRTSRRDNDLQYLIGLRYTGGARMLLSVSLKFGIIPIVVPIRVRDFDIDGELWVKLRLIPTEPWVGAVSWAFASLPRIKFELSPFRLFNLMAIPVLSMFLTKLLTVDLPQLFVRPKKIVLDFQKGKAVGPVPNDSKSGEIQERINNFAGELSVTLLDAHKLSYIFYGKTDPYVILRLGDQVIRSKRNSLTTVIGPPGEPIWNQDFHMLVTNPRKEKLCIEVKDTLGITDLTVGTGEVDLASLKDTVPADRIVVLRGWGLFRKGSAGEILLRLTYKAYVEDDEDERLEKVFVDTGASNSEFSDSDESYAATSEPRKDSLMDVLSALMLSEEFQGIMTSETVNTKSSDAGTGSDTPDMNGLAVGSIPQNSGSNTGSSRGSTLFWLALITSISVLIAINMGNSSLFNP